In a single window of the Sediminicoccus sp. KRV36 genome:
- a CDS encoding trimeric intracellular cation channel family protein: MTGFDAWLYWIDHAAIAVFAISGALVASRKQMDAVGFILIAIVTGFGGGTLRDLLLGRTPVFWLRAPELVGVAVVAAVVVFFTAHRFQNRFRALLWADAVGLSIYAVLGAEIALLAGAHAWAAVILGVITATFGGIARDVICNEIPLILRKEIYVTAAAAGATMFILLRLEGIWREPAFLAGALTCFAIRAAAIQLGWSLPGYRGRPGRDYPDRDG, encoded by the coding sequence GTGACCGGGTTTGACGCCTGGCTCTACTGGATTGACCACGCGGCCATCGCCGTCTTTGCCATTTCCGGCGCGCTGGTCGCTTCGCGCAAGCAGATGGATGCGGTGGGGTTCATCCTGATCGCCATCGTCACGGGCTTCGGTGGCGGCACGCTGCGGGATCTGCTGCTGGGCCGCACGCCGGTCTTCTGGTTGCGCGCGCCGGAGCTGGTGGGCGTTGCGGTGGTCGCGGCGGTGGTGGTGTTCTTCACGGCGCACCGCTTTCAGAATCGCTTTCGCGCGCTGCTCTGGGCCGATGCCGTGGGCCTTTCCATCTATGCCGTGCTGGGGGCCGAAATCGCGCTGCTGGCCGGGGCGCATGCCTGGGCGGCGGTCATCCTCGGCGTGATCACCGCCACCTTCGGCGGCATCGCGCGCGATGTGATCTGCAACGAGATCCCGCTGATCCTGCGCAAGGAGATCTACGTCACGGCCGCCGCCGCCGGGGCAACCATGTTCATCCTGCTGCGGCTGGAGGGCATTTGGCGCGAACCGGCCTTCCTGGCCGGCGCCCTCACCTGCTTTGCCATCCGCGCGGCGGCGATCCAGCTCGGATGGAGCCTGCCGGGGTATCGCGGCCGGCCGGGCCGGGATTATCCTGACCGGGACGGCTGA
- a CDS encoding aldo/keto reductase translates to MEYRILGRSGVRVSRLCLGAMMFGGPTDAATSARMIATAREAGFNFLDTADVYSRGASEEVVSAALAGTRHDWVLATKLGNAMGAGANEKGLSRAWMTRAVEGSLKRLGTDHIDLLYLHREDHDTPLEVTVAALGDLIRAGKIRAFGLSNFRAWRIAALCEACDRLGVDRPVANQPLYHALNRMVEVEVLPVSAHYGLGVFPYSPLARGVLTAKYNPEAAPEPESRAGRGDKRMLEAEWHPASIALAQRLAQHAAARGVSSAHLAIQWVLHNPMITGAIVGPRTEAQLADYIAALDCPYTAADEAVISALVSPGHAATPGYNDPAYRIEGRPGAA, encoded by the coding sequence ATGGAATATCGTATCTTGGGGCGCAGCGGCGTCCGGGTCAGCCGGCTTTGCCTCGGCGCCATGATGTTCGGCGGGCCAACCGATGCGGCCACCAGCGCCCGCATGATCGCCACGGCCCGGGAGGCCGGGTTCAACTTCCTCGACACGGCCGATGTCTATTCGCGCGGCGCCTCGGAGGAGGTGGTGAGCGCCGCTCTCGCGGGCACGCGCCATGACTGGGTGCTGGCCACCAAGCTCGGCAATGCGATGGGGGCCGGAGCGAATGAGAAGGGCCTCTCGCGCGCCTGGATGACCCGCGCCGTGGAGGGCAGCCTCAAGCGCCTCGGCACGGACCATATCGACCTGCTGTATCTGCACCGCGAGGATCATGACACCCCGCTGGAGGTCACCGTCGCGGCCCTGGGCGACCTGATCCGCGCGGGCAAGATCCGCGCCTTCGGCCTCTCGAATTTTCGCGCCTGGCGCATCGCGGCCCTCTGCGAGGCCTGTGACCGGCTGGGCGTGGACCGGCCCGTGGCCAATCAGCCCCTCTACCACGCGCTGAACCGCATGGTGGAGGTGGAGGTGCTGCCCGTCTCGGCGCATTACGGCCTTGGCGTCTTCCCCTACAGCCCGCTGGCGCGCGGCGTGCTCACGGCGAAATACAACCCCGAGGCGGCGCCCGAACCCGAAAGCCGCGCCGGCCGCGGTGACAAGCGCATGCTGGAAGCGGAATGGCACCCGGCTTCGATCGCGCTTGCCCAGCGCCTCGCGCAGCATGCGGCGGCGCGGGGGGTGAGTTCGGCGCATCTCGCCATTCAATGGGTGCTGCACAATCCGATGATCACGGGGGCCATCGTCGGCCCGCGCACCGAAGCGCAACTGGCGGATTACATCGCCGCCCTGGACTGCCCCTACACCGCCGCGGATGAGGCGGTGATCAGCGCGCTGGTCTCACCCGGCCATGCGGCCACGCCGGGTTATAACGACCCGGCCTATCGGATCGAGGGGCGGCCGGGCGCGGCTTAG
- a CDS encoding carboxymuconolactone decarboxylase family protein has product MSLESLRNALPEYAKDQKLNLGSLAAEPALTVQQRAGTFIVSALASRNATTTRAILAEFGPQLSAEALVAAKGAASIMGMNNIYYRFTHLVGGDYPSMPAKLRMNIMARPGVEKADFELWSLAVSAINGCGMCMESHEKVVKHAGLTSEQVQAAVRIASAVHAAAVTIEGEEALAA; this is encoded by the coding sequence ATGTCGCTGGAATCGCTGCGCAATGCCCTTCCTGAATACGCCAAGGACCAGAAGCTGAATCTCGGCTCCCTGGCAGCCGAGCCGGCGCTGACCGTGCAGCAGCGCGCCGGCACCTTCATCGTCTCGGCGCTGGCCAGCCGCAACGCGACCACCACCCGCGCCATCCTGGCCGAATTCGGCCCGCAGTTGAGTGCCGAGGCGCTGGTGGCCGCCAAGGGCGCCGCCTCGATCATGGGGATGAACAATATCTACTACCGCTTCACCCATCTGGTCGGCGGCGATTACCCCTCGATGCCGGCCAAGCTGCGCATGAACATCATGGCCCGGCCCGGCGTGGAGAAGGCGGATTTCGAGCTTTGGTCCCTCGCGGTCTCGGCCATCAATGGCTGCGGGATGTGCATGGAAAGCCACGAGAAGGTGGTGAAGCATGCCGGGCTGACCAGCGAGCAGGTGCAGGCCGCCGTCCGCATCGCCTCCGCCGTGCATGCGGCGGCGGTGACGATCGAGGGCGAGGAAGCGCTGGCCGCCTGA
- a CDS encoding peroxiredoxin translates to MLTVGDKFPSFDLTAVQGGPEGLKGPGKSFIQVTDQSDAGKWKVVFFWPKDFTFICPTEIAAFGKLSGEFADRDTVIYGVSTDSEFVHLNWRVYNNDIKDLPFPMLADVKRELSTALGVLDKTAGVPLRVTFVVDPEGTIMHVSVNGLNVGRNPQETLRILDALQTDELCPCNWTKGEEALKPQELFDKAA, encoded by the coding sequence ATGCTGACCGTCGGCGACAAATTCCCGAGCTTCGACCTCACCGCCGTGCAGGGCGGCCCCGAGGGGCTGAAGGGCCCGGGCAAGTCCTTCATCCAGGTGACGGACCAGAGCGATGCCGGGAAGTGGAAGGTCGTGTTCTTCTGGCCGAAGGATTTCACCTTCATCTGCCCGACCGAAATCGCCGCCTTCGGCAAGCTGTCCGGTGAATTCGCCGACCGTGACACCGTGATCTACGGCGTCTCGACCGATAGCGAGTTCGTGCACCTCAACTGGCGCGTCTATAACAACGACATCAAGGACCTGCCCTTCCCGATGCTGGCCGATGTGAAGCGCGAGCTGAGCACGGCGCTGGGCGTCCTCGACAAGACCGCCGGCGTTCCGCTGCGCGTCACCTTCGTCGTGGACCCCGAGGGCACGATCATGCATGTCTCGGTGAACGGCCTGAATGTCGGCCGCAACCCCCAGGAGACGCTGCGCATCCTCGACGCGCTGCAGACGGATGAGCTGTGCCCCTGCAACTGGACCAAGGGTGAAGAGGCGCTGAAGCCGCAGGAACTCTTCGACAAGGCGGCCTGA
- a CDS encoding DUF4011 domain-containing protein codes for MSLAAQLEQARRALIDLSTRNRLLSLPAQGRSRGVIRIEDEDAGFVVAQLAAGKAFGFEAGIATEARSRKRAEGVATASASATREEWQRDTQLRVALPAEELTRRLRDVMGDARSAREESGVPSLFLAIGALVWRDPGTPGTERAAPLALIPATLEREGVSNRFRLRASPEDVVENLSLREKLGTDFRITLPDFTGETPADWAARMQAATAGREGWRVEADALALGIFAFAKFLMWRDLDPVAHPGLLAHPMLLRLLDPAAPPPEAPLFADDADVDAAIPVEKLDHVVEVDGSQALAAEAVRRGRSMVIQGPPGTGKSQTIVNILAQAVLDGRSVIFVAEKAAALEVVKRRLEQFGLGAAVLELHSEKQSRRAVLDELRATLALPPPAPPQREAAVQRLGDLRGRLNRHAAAMRALVGETGIAVQEVVGRLAALRASGAKPPPFRLDPTGWDAARLRALREAARDMAASIAGARSPWRGVAAAMDAIAAARLLGELPGAIRILAAAPGGVAEVEAALAAEALRATAPLRPEDVPAAEARLADLRLLATPDPRFLPGALEQPGLAAARDTLARPGGMLGFLDGARRAAKATLAAALRDPEDAAALDALLAAQAARARLGPGPDAAELSTQLAWIAANADAFTTLAASPAQRQALAAWGAIRDATGLTPDASFAATAERLAAMAAEPEALAPWQAWARAAAAQPGLAPLAEALSSGALPPDTAEAALDFASLEALLRVAMREHPELAAFDGAAADRWVLDFRAADAARVRLARAEAAAIHATRVDALRKGEEAASLAFLRGEFERKRGHASLRMLLSRAAPLIRKAKPILMLSPLSLAQFLANPHHATQPGFPVFDLLVMDEASQIEPVDALGAIARANQIVVVGDDKQMPPTRFFQRMTEDSEDAVDGDDTLDARDVESILGLANARGIPTALLRWHYRSRHESLIATSNAEFYGNRLLVLPSPRPRSPTLGLSLIKLDVDDDNAGRRRQAEAVAAAVIDHARRTPGDSLGVAAFSERQRDLIIDAVEAARKEAPDAELFFSANPAEPFFIKNLENVQGDERDAIMISIGYARTKGQALRMNFGPVSAEGGERRLNVLITRAKKRCVVFSDITAEDIDLSRSDGIGGEKSLKAFLGFAADGATARTEAGQGSAIARLIGGLITQSGREAVPRIGLSGLFLDVAARGEAGFDLGVEVDGADWSGLRCARDRDRGRQMALEGMGWALARSWSLDWLNQPEAAAAKLRAPLGLAAPAMAAPLPAARLAPAYVEATMDEAPTKRAELAALIASIVATEAPVHGDAVLERLRLLLGQGAPDATAFAAALNEARLLHGIVESSGFWFPEARGPVTPRDRSAAAPHLRRPAMIHPEEVAVGASLLLELDAGADEAELAAGLVRLFGLDAAAMPGIAARLAMLIGSGQWVPKPRA; via the coding sequence ATGAGTCTCGCGGCGCAGTTGGAACAGGCGCGGCGGGCGCTGATTGACCTCTCCACCCGCAACCGGCTGCTCAGCCTGCCGGCGCAAGGGCGCTCACGCGGGGTGATCCGCATCGAGGATGAGGATGCCGGCTTCGTCGTGGCGCAGCTGGCCGCCGGCAAGGCGTTCGGCTTCGAAGCGGGCATTGCCACCGAAGCCAGGTCCCGCAAGCGGGCCGAGGGCGTGGCCACCGCGAGCGCCAGCGCCACGCGCGAGGAATGGCAGCGCGACACCCAGCTGCGCGTCGCCCTCCCGGCCGAGGAACTGACGCGCCGCCTGCGCGATGTGATGGGCGATGCGCGCAGCGCACGCGAGGAAAGCGGCGTGCCGAGCCTGTTCCTCGCCATCGGCGCGTTGGTCTGGCGCGATCCGGGCACGCCAGGGACGGAGCGCGCGGCCCCCCTCGCGCTGATCCCGGCCACGCTGGAGCGCGAGGGGGTCAGCAACCGCTTCCGCCTCCGCGCAAGCCCCGAGGATGTGGTGGAAAACCTCTCGCTGCGGGAAAAGCTAGGGACGGATTTCCGCATCACCCTGCCGGATTTTACGGGCGAGACCCCGGCGGATTGGGCCGCGCGCATGCAGGCGGCGACCGCCGGGCGCGAGGGCTGGCGCGTGGAGGCCGATGCGCTGGCGCTCGGCATCTTCGCCTTCGCCAAATTCCTGATGTGGCGCGACCTCGACCCCGTGGCACATCCGGGGCTGCTGGCGCATCCCATGCTGCTGCGCCTGCTCGACCCCGCCGCACCACCGCCCGAAGCTCCGCTTTTCGCCGATGACGCCGACGTGGATGCGGCGATTCCGGTGGAAAAACTCGATCACGTGGTGGAGGTGGATGGCAGCCAGGCGCTGGCGGCGGAAGCCGTGCGGCGCGGCCGTTCCATGGTGATCCAGGGCCCGCCCGGCACCGGCAAGAGCCAGACCATCGTGAACATCCTGGCCCAGGCCGTGCTGGATGGGCGCAGCGTGATCTTCGTGGCCGAGAAAGCGGCGGCGCTGGAGGTGGTGAAGCGCCGCCTGGAACAATTCGGCCTGGGTGCGGCCGTGCTGGAATTGCACAGCGAAAAGCAATCCAGACGCGCCGTGCTGGACGAACTCCGCGCCACCCTAGCCCTGCCGCCCCCCGCGCCTCCACAGCGCGAGGCGGCGGTGCAACGCCTGGGCGATCTGCGCGGCCGGCTCAACCGCCACGCCGCCGCCATGCGCGCCTTGGTGGGCGAGACGGGTATCGCGGTGCAGGAGGTGGTGGGCCGGCTGGCAGCCCTGCGGGCCTCGGGCGCCAAGCCCCCGCCATTCCGGCTCGACCCCACCGGCTGGGATGCGGCGCGGCTGCGAGCCCTGCGCGAGGCGGCGCGGGACATGGCCGCCAGCATCGCCGGCGCCAGAAGCCCCTGGCGCGGGGTTGCGGCGGCGATGGATGCCATCGCGGCGGCACGGCTGCTGGGCGAGTTGCCCGGCGCGATCCGCATCCTGGCCGCGGCACCAGGTGGCGTGGCCGAGGTGGAAGCCGCGCTGGCCGCCGAAGCGCTGCGCGCCACGGCGCCGCTGCGGCCCGAGGATGTTCCCGCCGCCGAGGCGCGGCTTGCGGATCTGCGCCTGCTGGCCACGCCCGATCCGCGCTTCCTGCCCGGGGCGCTGGAGCAGCCCGGCCTCGCCGCCGCGCGGGACACGCTGGCCAGGCCCGGCGGCATGCTGGGCTTCCTCGACGGCGCACGGCGCGCGGCGAAGGCGACCCTGGCCGCCGCGCTGCGCGATCCGGAGGATGCGGCGGCGCTTGACGCGCTTCTGGCGGCCCAGGCGGCGCGCGCGCGGCTTGGCCCCGGCCCGGATGCGGCGGAGCTGAGCACGCAGCTGGCCTGGATCGCGGCGAATGCCGATGCTTTCACCACCCTGGCTGCCAGCCCGGCACAGCGCCAGGCGCTGGCCGCCTGGGGCGCAATCCGTGACGCCACCGGCCTGACACCCGATGCCAGCTTTGCCGCCACCGCCGAGCGCCTGGCCGCCATGGCGGCCGAGCCAGAGGCGCTCGCTCCCTGGCAGGCATGGGCCCGCGCCGCGGCCGCGCAGCCAGGCCTCGCCCCCCTGGCGGAGGCGCTGAGCAGCGGCGCCCTGCCGCCCGATACGGCCGAGGCGGCGCTGGACTTCGCCAGCCTTGAGGCGCTGCTGCGGGTGGCGATGCGCGAACACCCCGAACTCGCGGCCTTTGACGGCGCGGCGGCGGATCGCTGGGTGCTGGATTTCCGCGCGGCCGACGCCGCCCGGGTCCGCCTGGCCCGCGCCGAGGCGGCGGCGATCCATGCCACCCGGGTGGACGCCCTGCGCAAGGGCGAGGAGGCCGCCAGCCTCGCTTTCCTGCGCGGCGAATTCGAGCGCAAGCGCGGGCATGCGTCCTTGCGCATGCTGCTCTCCCGCGCAGCGCCGCTGATCCGCAAGGCCAAACCGATCCTGATGCTCAGCCCGCTGAGCCTGGCGCAGTTCCTGGCCAATCCGCACCATGCGACACAGCCGGGCTTCCCGGTCTTTGACCTGCTGGTGATGGATGAGGCGAGCCAGATCGAGCCGGTGGATGCGCTGGGCGCCATCGCCCGGGCCAACCAGATCGTCGTCGTCGGCGATGACAAGCAGATGCCGCCCACCCGCTTCTTCCAGCGCATGACGGAAGACAGCGAGGACGCGGTGGATGGGGATGACACCCTTGATGCACGCGACGTGGAGAGCATCCTCGGCCTCGCCAATGCGCGCGGCATCCCGACCGCCCTGCTGCGCTGGCACTACCGCAGCCGGCACGAAAGCCTGATCGCCACCAGCAATGCGGAATTCTATGGCAACCGCCTGCTGGTGCTGCCCTCGCCCCGGCCGCGCAGCCCGACCCTCGGGCTCTCGCTGATTAAGCTGGACGTTGATGATGACAATGCTGGACGGCGTAGGCAGGCAGAGGCAGTCGCGGCGGCCGTTATCGACCATGCCAGGAGAACCCCGGGCGATAGTCTGGGCGTTGCTGCTTTCTCTGAGCGTCAGCGAGACTTGATCATCGACGCCGTCGAAGCCGCTCGCAAAGAAGCGCCAGATGCGGAGCTCTTCTTCAGCGCGAATCCGGCGGAACCGTTCTTTATCAAGAACCTTGAGAATGTCCAAGGCGACGAGCGTGACGCGATCATGATCTCCATCGGATATGCTCGAACGAAAGGCCAAGCCCTCCGAATGAATTTCGGTCCGGTTTCGGCGGAAGGAGGTGAGCGCCGCCTCAACGTCTTGATCACCCGTGCCAAGAAGCGGTGTGTTGTTTTCAGCGACATCACTGCGGAGGACATCGATCTCTCTCGCAGTGATGGTATCGGTGGTGAGAAGTCGCTCAAGGCCTTCCTGGGCTTCGCCGCCGATGGCGCCACGGCGCGGACGGAAGCTGGCCAGGGCTCGGCCATTGCCAGGCTGATCGGTGGCCTGATCACCCAATCGGGGCGGGAGGCGGTGCCACGCATCGGGCTGTCCGGCCTGTTCCTCGATGTCGCGGCGCGGGGGGAGGCTGGCTTTGACCTGGGCGTGGAGGTGGATGGCGCCGACTGGTCCGGCCTGCGCTGCGCGCGGGACCGCGATCGCGGGCGGCAAATGGCGCTGGAGGGCATGGGCTGGGCCTTGGCGCGCAGCTGGTCGCTGGATTGGCTGAACCAGCCCGAGGCAGCGGCGGCGAAGCTGCGCGCGCCCCTGGGCCTGGCCGCGCCGGCCATGGCCGCGCCACTGCCGGCGGCCCGGCTGGCGCCTGCCTATGTCGAGGCAACCATGGACGAGGCTCCCACCAAACGCGCCGAACTGGCCGCGCTGATCGCCAGCATCGTGGCCACCGAGGCGCCGGTGCATGGCGATGCCGTGCTGGAACGCCTGCGCCTGCTGCTGGGCCAGGGCGCGCCGGACGCCACGGCCTTCGCCGCCGCGCTGAATGAGGCGCGGCTGCTGCACGGAATCGTCGAATCATCCGGCTTCTGGTTTCCGGAAGCGCGCGGCCCCGTCACCCCGCGCGACCGCAGCGCCGCAGCCCCCCACCTGCGCCGCCCCGCGATGATCCACCCCGAGGAGGTCGCCGTGGGCGCAAGCCTGCTCCTGGAACTGGATGCCGGGGCCGATGAGGCGGAGCTGGCGGCCGGCCTGGTCCGGTTGTTCGGCCTGGATGCGGCCGCCATGCCCGGCATCGCCGCACGGCTGGCCATGCTGATCGGCTCCGGGCAATGGGTGCCCAAGCCGCGGGCATAA
- a CDS encoding Na+/H+ antiporter: protein METVEAVLALMAACVALAVLARFAGLPYAVVLILAGSVIAFIPGLPQIALDPALALAFFLPPLLQASAYRTDWPAFLRNIRAILLLAVGCVIFTAFLIGLVARLLIPEMPWAAAIALGAILAPPDAVAAAAVLQRLNLPRRIVTVLEGESLVNDASALVIYRVAIAAMAAGSFVPLEAVGSFFLLGLGGIAVGWAVGRATLWAFVRLRDTLLETALSFLAGYAAFLAAEMAHLSGVMAVVTAGIMLGRAQHRVFSARTRLESRAVWQFIEFVLTSLIFILIGLELNDILERLGNRSVWQLAGLAVAVSLALIVSRFMWVFPALWLPRLIRSLAGRASPPPVAHMVILSWAGMRGVVSLAAALALPLGFPERDLIIFLAFCAILATLVLQGTTLEWMIKRLGLVQPPHPNGIDPEEARARHIAAQAMLEAIRKRASDVLYGPIASDLLAEHADRAAHLERVTQGGGAAAAERAARRAVRLEAIDAARAAILVLQAQGELTEELLTKLGQELDFEENRLRNALG from the coding sequence ATGGAAACCGTCGAGGCCGTCCTGGCCCTCATGGCCGCCTGCGTGGCTCTGGCGGTGCTGGCGCGCTTTGCCGGGCTTCCCTATGCGGTGGTGCTGATCCTGGCGGGCTCGGTCATCGCCTTCATCCCGGGCCTGCCGCAGATCGCGCTGGACCCGGCGCTGGCGCTCGCGTTTTTCCTCCCGCCGCTGCTGCAGGCCAGCGCCTATCGCACGGATTGGCCCGCCTTCCTGCGCAATATCCGCGCCATCCTGCTGCTGGCGGTGGGCTGCGTCATCTTCACCGCCTTCCTGATCGGGCTGGTCGCACGGCTGCTGATCCCGGAGATGCCCTGGGCCGCGGCCATCGCGCTCGGCGCCATCCTCGCCCCGCCCGATGCCGTGGCCGCCGCCGCCGTGCTGCAACGCCTCAACCTGCCGCGCCGCATCGTCACCGTGCTGGAGGGCGAGAGCCTGGTGAATGACGCTTCGGCGCTGGTCATCTACCGCGTTGCCATCGCGGCCATGGCGGCAGGGAGCTTCGTGCCGCTGGAAGCCGTCGGCAGCTTCTTCCTGCTGGGGCTGGGCGGCATCGCGGTGGGCTGGGCGGTGGGCCGGGCGACACTCTGGGCCTTTGTGCGGCTGCGCGACACGCTGCTGGAAACGGCCCTCTCCTTCCTGGCCGGCTATGCGGCCTTCCTGGCGGCGGAGATGGCGCATCTCTCGGGCGTGATGGCGGTGGTGACGGCCGGGATCATGCTGGGGCGGGCCCAGCACCGCGTCTTTTCCGCCCGGACGCGGCTGGAATCCCGGGCGGTCTGGCAATTCATCGAATTCGTTCTGACCTCGCTGATCTTCATCCTGATCGGGCTGGAACTGAACGACATCCTGGAACGCCTGGGAAACCGCAGCGTCTGGCAGCTGGCCGGCCTTGCGGTGGCGGTTTCGCTGGCACTCATCGTCTCGCGCTTCATGTGGGTGTTTCCGGCGCTCTGGCTGCCCCGGCTGATCCGCAGCCTGGCGGGGCGGGCTTCCCCGCCACCGGTCGCGCATATGGTGATCCTGTCCTGGGCAGGCATGCGCGGGGTGGTTTCGCTCGCCGCCGCACTCGCCCTGCCGCTGGGATTCCCCGAGCGCGACCTGATCATCTTCCTCGCCTTCTGCGCCATCCTCGCGACGCTGGTGCTGCAGGGCACCACCCTGGAATGGATGATCAAGCGGCTGGGCCTGGTGCAGCCGCCCCACCCGAACGGCATTGACCCGGAGGAGGCACGCGCCCGGCACATCGCGGCCCAGGCCATGCTGGAGGCCATCCGCAAGCGCGCCAGCGATGTGCTCTATGGTCCGATCGCGAGTGACCTCCTGGCCGAGCATGCCGACCGTGCGGCGCATCTGGAGCGGGTGACGCAGGGTGGCGGCGCGGCGGCGGCCGAGCGCGCCGCGCGGCGGGCCGTGCGGCTGGAGGCGATTGACGCGGCGCGCGCCGCCATTCTCGTCCTGCAAGCCCAGGGCGAATTGACCGAGGAATTGCTGACCAAGCTGGGTCAGGAGCTGGATTTTGAGGAAAATCGGCTGCGGAACGCGCTCGGATGA
- a CDS encoding peptidase yields MELYVTLGAQRYRIQRPWGAVPDGAGRVSDVATDAEGRIFVLLRADPYVDSAVATVIVLDAQGKRLDAWGEAVADGHMLAVGPDGCVHVVDRDAHEVIRFEPDGERLGALGTRHAPGAPFNSPCDICFAPDGTAFVGDGYAASRIHRFKPDGTPDGGWGEPGRGPGQFCTPHAVWLNNAGELAVADRDNSRVQIFTQAGEFLREITDVHKPMDITSDAEGNWWVTDQVPRLSIFSRQGALIGRARAVLNGAHGLALHPDGSVLLAEINPSRLTRLMPV; encoded by the coding sequence ATGGAACTTTATGTCACGCTCGGCGCGCAACGCTACCGCATCCAACGCCCCTGGGGCGCCGTCCCCGACGGGGCCGGCCGCGTCTCCGATGTGGCGACGGATGCGGAGGGGCGCATCTTCGTCCTGCTGCGCGCGGACCCCTATGTGGATTCGGCCGTCGCCACCGTCATCGTGCTCGATGCCCAGGGCAAGCGCCTGGATGCCTGGGGCGAAGCCGTAGCCGATGGCCACATGCTGGCCGTGGGACCCGATGGCTGCGTGCATGTGGTGGACCGCGACGCGCATGAGGTGATCCGCTTCGAGCCGGATGGCGAAAGGCTCGGCGCGCTCGGCACGCGCCACGCCCCTGGCGCGCCCTTCAACAGTCCCTGCGATATCTGCTTCGCGCCCGATGGCACGGCCTTCGTGGGGGATGGCTATGCCGCCTCGCGCATTCATCGGTTCAAGCCGGATGGCACGCCGGATGGCGGCTGGGGTGAGCCGGGGCGCGGGCCCGGGCAATTCTGCACGCCGCATGCCGTCTGGCTGAACAATGCCGGCGAGCTCGCCGTGGCCGACCGCGACAACAGCCGCGTGCAGATCTTCACGCAAGCCGGCGAATTCCTGCGGGAGATCACTGACGTCCACAAACCCATGGACATCACCTCCGACGCCGAGGGCAATTGGTGGGTGACGGACCAGGTGCCCAGGCTCTCGATCTTTTCGCGCCAGGGCGCGCTGATCGGCCGGGCGCGGGCGGTGCTGAACGGCGCACATGGCCTGGCGCTGCACCCGGATGGCAGCGTCCTGCTGGCGGAGATCAACCCCTCGCGCCTCACGCGCCTGATGCCTGTCTGA
- a CDS encoding urease accessory protein UreD, giving the protein MIRHQRAIGAASMEVASHGLARLSQASPLRILFPTPEPGAPLEAALVNVAGGLAGGDSLAVTLALRAGARAQITTPAAEKIYRSLGDTSGIATRIAVAADAVLEFLPQEAILFDGARLNRGMEARVAPGGTLLAAESVVLGRIARGEVWRHGSLRDSWRLYQGERLIWADALHLEATTRHAEFGLDGADSLGMILLLAENAAAHRELARELTAGAASLVRPGLLLLRFLGSAGGVRGAMAEAIPALRAAALGLPPRLPRLWTC; this is encoded by the coding sequence ATGATTCGACACCAACGCGCCATCGGCGCCGCGTCCATGGAAGTGGCTTCCCATGGGCTGGCCCGGCTGTCCCAGGCCTCCCCCCTGCGCATCCTCTTTCCGACGCCAGAGCCTGGCGCGCCGTTGGAAGCGGCCCTCGTCAATGTCGCGGGGGGGCTTGCCGGGGGGGATTCCCTGGCGGTCACGCTGGCGCTGCGGGCGGGAGCGCGGGCGCAGATCACCACCCCCGCGGCCGAAAAGATCTATCGCAGCCTGGGTGACACCTCAGGCATCGCAACCCGCATCGCGGTCGCGGCGGATGCCGTGCTGGAGTTCCTGCCGCAGGAGGCGATCCTGTTCGACGGTGCCAGGCTGAACCGCGGCATGGAGGCGCGGGTGGCGCCGGGCGGCACGCTGCTCGCCGCCGAATCGGTGGTGCTGGGGCGCATCGCCCGTGGCGAGGTCTGGCGGCACGGCTCCCTGCGCGACAGCTGGCGCCTGTATCAGGGCGAGCGGCTCATCTGGGCCGATGCGCTGCACCTCGAAGCCACCACCCGGCACGCGGAGTTCGGCCTGGATGGGGCCGATTCGCTCGGCATGATCCTGCTGCTGGCCGAGAATGCGGCGGCGCATCGGGAATTGGCGCGGGAATTGACCGCGGGCGCCGCCTCGCTCGTGCGGCCCGGATTGCTGCTGCTTCGCTTTCTCGGCTCGGCCGGGGGGGTGCGCGGTGCGATGGCCGAGGCGATTCCGGCACTGCGCGCGGCGGCACTCGGCCTGCCGCCCAGGCTGCCAAGGCTGTGGACGTGCTGA
- a CDS encoding urease subunit gamma: MHLTPREKDKLLIAMAAQVARRRLERGVKLNHPEAIALISDFVVEGARDGRSVAELMAAGGEVITRDQVMEGIAEMIHDIQVEATFPDGTKLVTVHNPIR; the protein is encoded by the coding sequence ATGCACCTGACCCCCCGCGAAAAAGACAAGCTGCTCATCGCCATGGCCGCCCAGGTGGCGCGCCGAAGGCTGGAGCGTGGCGTGAAGCTGAACCACCCCGAGGCCATCGCCCTGATCAGCGACTTCGTGGTGGAGGGCGCGCGCGATGGCCGTTCCGTGGCCGAACTCATGGCCGCCGGCGGCGAGGTCATCACGCGCGACCAGGTGATGGAGGGGATCGCGGAGATGATCCACGACATCCAGGTGGAAGCGACCTTCCCGGACGGCACCAAGCTCGTCACCGTCCACAACCCGATCCGCTAG